From one Trifolium pratense cultivar HEN17-A07 linkage group LG1, ARS_RC_1.1, whole genome shotgun sequence genomic stretch:
- the LOC123903123 gene encoding cysteine-rich receptor-like protein kinase 2, with amino-acid sequence MQRYDIILGTTRGLAYLHEDFHVCIIHRDIKTGNILLDDDLQPKIADFGLARLLPEDQSHLSTRFAGTLGYTLHQNMQYMIVGDNMQGAVFGELLDCLLKPTNIKEKTSSLMLLASLGSECEETMLKQLMLLEFGKRTMLLKLKRPLKLLKELHSKFRKVLRIDVILVV; translated from the exons ATGCAAAGGTATGATATAATTTTAGGCACGACAAGAGGTTTGGCCTATCTGCACGAGGATTTCCATGTTTGTATTATACATAGGGATATAAAGACTGGCAACATTCTCTTAGACGATGATCTTCAGCCTAAAATTGCTGATTTTGGGTTGGCAAGGCTTTTACCAGAAGATCAATCTCATCTTAGCACAAGATTTGCAGGAACATT GGGATATACACTGCACCAGAATATGCAATACATG ATTGTTGGAGATAATATGCAAGGTGCTGTGTTTGGAGAGCTGCTAGATTGCCTCTTGAAACCTACAAACAtcaaagagaaaacatcaa GCTTGATGCTACTTGCATCTCTTGGAAGCGAATGTGAGGAAACTATGTTAAAACAATTGATGTTGTTGGAGTTTGGCAAGAGAACAATGTTGTTGAAACTGAAAAGGCCATTGAAGCTCTTAAAAGAGTTGCATAGTAAATTTAGAAAAGTTCTTAGAATTGATGTTATTCTTGTTGTATAA